One window of Thermocoleostomius sinensis A174 genomic DNA carries:
- a CDS encoding creatininase family protein, which yields MHSFIPPDRFFPYLTWTEIQQMPNKDNVVLLQPVGTIEQHGPHLPLVVDAAIATAVMGKATERLEPDIPAYVLPTLCYGKSNEHWHFPGTVTLSAHTLIATLMEVGESLYRAGFRKFALVNGHGGQPQIMEIVARDLHQRYEDFMVFPLFVWRVPNLPIDLLTSKEAELGIHAGDAETSVLLSILPDQVRMEQAATEYPQELPQSSVLSMEGQLPFAWTTRDLSQSGVLGDPTVATKEKGDRFLEALTTGWVQVIQDIYHFQQPKAWKKI from the coding sequence ATGCATAGCTTTATTCCTCCCGATCGGTTCTTTCCCTATCTCACTTGGACTGAGATCCAGCAGATGCCGAACAAAGATAACGTGGTGTTGCTTCAGCCTGTGGGGACGATCGAGCAGCATGGACCCCATCTGCCGTTGGTGGTTGATGCGGCCATTGCAACCGCTGTTATGGGAAAGGCCACAGAGCGCCTGGAACCCGACATTCCCGCCTACGTGCTGCCAACCCTGTGCTACGGCAAGTCCAACGAACATTGGCACTTTCCGGGCACGGTAACACTGAGTGCGCACACGTTAATTGCCACCTTGATGGAAGTTGGGGAAAGTCTGTATCGGGCCGGGTTCCGCAAGTTTGCGTTGGTTAACGGCCACGGCGGGCAACCACAAATCATGGAAATTGTAGCGCGGGACCTGCATCAACGCTATGAAGACTTCATGGTGTTTCCGCTGTTTGTTTGGCGCGTTCCCAACCTGCCGATCGACTTGCTGACCTCTAAAGAGGCAGAACTGGGAATCCATGCAGGCGATGCGGAAACCAGTGTGCTGCTATCGATTTTGCCGGATCAAGTGCGCATGGAACAAGCCGCTACAGAGTATCCGCAAGAACTCCCTCAGTCTAGTGTGTTGAGCATGGAGGGTCAGCTTCCCTTTGCCTGGACAACGCGAGATTTAAGCCAAAGCGGAGTTTTGGGTGATCCAACAGTGGCCACCAAAGAAAAAGGCGATCGGTTCTTGGAAGCTCTCACCACTGGTTGGGTGCAGGTGATTCAAGATATCTACCATTTTCAGCAACCCAAAGCATGGAAAAAAATTTAA
- a CDS encoding DUF4864 domain-containing protein has protein sequence MLPSTDRQAIRAIIERQLAAFQRDDATEAFTFASPGIQAQFGTAKAFMRMVRLGYPAVYRPRAIVFQELTTVEAMPAQKVLLMGPEGTIVMAVYLMQQQPDDSWRIHGCFLMPVDDQVDGQVDGP, from the coding sequence GTGTTACCCTCCACCGATCGCCAAGCCATTCGCGCCATCATCGAGCGCCAACTAGCTGCCTTTCAACGCGACGATGCCACCGAAGCTTTCACGTTTGCCAGTCCGGGGATTCAGGCGCAGTTTGGTACCGCCAAAGCCTTTATGCGCATGGTGCGATTGGGCTATCCAGCGGTATACCGTCCCCGTGCCATTGTGTTTCAGGAGCTAACCACCGTGGAAGCCATGCCGGCTCAAAAAGTGCTGTTGATGGGGCCCGAAGGCACGATTGTCATGGCCGTTTATTTAATGCAGCAGCAACCGGACGACAGTTGGCGAATTCACGGTTGTTTTCTGATGCCAGTTGACGATCAAGTTGATGGTCAAGTTGACGGTCCATAA
- the cysE gene encoding serine O-acetyltransferase has product MFKTLFRTLSADFQIIFDRDPAARNWLEVLFCYPGLQALLLHRLAHRLYSLRMPFVPRLISHLARFFTGIEIHPGAQIGQGVFIDHGMGVVIGETAIVGNYALIYQGVTLGGTGKESGKRHPTLGENVVVGAGAKVLGNLSIGDNVRIGAGSVVLRDVPPDCTVVGVPGRIVYRSGVRVNPLDHGQLPDSEAQVIRALLDRIETLEQQVQSLQKTAHSTHHLLEDIRVPVCRLEDRVIEQYLDGSGI; this is encoded by the coding sequence GTGTTTAAAACCCTATTCAGAACCCTAAGCGCTGACTTTCAAATCATTTTCGATCGAGATCCGGCGGCTCGGAATTGGTTAGAGGTGCTGTTCTGTTATCCTGGCTTACAAGCCCTGCTGCTGCATCGGCTGGCCCATCGCCTCTACAGCCTGCGAATGCCGTTCGTGCCTCGTTTAATTTCGCATTTAGCCCGCTTCTTTACAGGCATTGAAATTCACCCAGGTGCTCAAATTGGGCAAGGTGTATTTATCGACCACGGCATGGGTGTTGTCATTGGCGAAACAGCGATCGTAGGCAACTATGCTCTGATTTATCAAGGCGTTACCTTGGGTGGAACCGGCAAAGAAAGCGGCAAACGCCACCCGACCTTGGGCGAGAACGTGGTAGTGGGAGCCGGCGCAAAGGTACTGGGTAATCTTTCCATTGGCGACAACGTGCGGATTGGGGCCGGGTCGGTGGTGTTACGCGATGTGCCGCCCGATTGCACTGTGGTTGGCGTCCCTGGACGCATTGTTTATCGCTCTGGCGTGCGCGTTAATCCCCTCGATCATGGTCAGTTACCTGACTCGGAAGCCCAAGTAATTCGTGCCTTGCTCGATCGCATTGAAACGTTAGAACAGCAAGTACAAAGCTTGCAGAAAACTGCCCACTCCACTCATCACCTGTTAGAGGACATTCGCGTACCTGTCTGTCGTCTTGAAGATCGGGTGATTGAACAGTATTTAGACGGATCTGGCATCTAA
- a CDS encoding resolvase, whose translation MEFAVETNAEGLMSIEAAQKALNRSRASVYRYANTNPDNLNPPYDPRKLNPEFRVNKDDPLLFHPNEVARFAKDILGIKQVTIEVQQPSETITHELLRAILSELQSIHQLLKMQS comes from the coding sequence ATGGAGTTTGCAGTAGAAACCAATGCTGAAGGGCTGATGTCCATTGAAGCCGCCCAGAAAGCCCTAAACCGTTCTCGTGCTTCCGTTTATCGCTATGCCAACACCAATCCAGACAACCTGAATCCGCCCTATGATCCGCGTAAGCTAAACCCAGAATTCCGAGTCAACAAAGACGATCCGCTCTTGTTCCATCCCAACGAAGTGGCTCGGTTTGCCAAAGACATTTTGGGAATTAAGCAGGTGACGATCGAAGTTCAACAACCGAGCGAAACCATCACCCATGAGCTATTGCGAGCTATTTTGTCAGAACTCCAAAGCATTCATCAACTTCTGAAAATGCAATCGTAA
- a CDS encoding S8 family peptidase — MVRVQYGGKGGPSYELTVSNQFVAVRTYNRKPLMLDRPYEVAPVSPQTRALLSEFRQVSEFREAGVEVLQARVPQTDSSLRDTARSVLKAEPEIRFAGRLLVTAAQVPVLYTENFFIQFHDEVEPEQQQALLQRYNLIIKRSIDYALNAYFVSAPEGTGLAVFDIAERLLQEELVQLCHPELIRESRRRQAFPQQWHLKTTTLNDTLIEASANVEAAWSITQGEGMTIAVIDTGIDINHEEFRSSGKIVAPRDATRRTNDPRPRGNENHGTACAGVACANGNFGASGVAPRAKLMPIRLASALGSQAEADAFYWAARNGADVISCSWGPTDGDWWNPDDPLHNEIVPLPDSTRLAIDYAVSQGRNGKGCVICWAAGNGNESVDNDGYASYDKVIAVAACNDLGKRSAYSDFGNAIWCAFPSNNGEQSLTPGIWTTDRSGAAGYNSGNAAAGDEAGNYTNSFGGTSSACPGAAGVAALVLAQNPDLRWDQVREILKQSSDKIDETDGQYNADGRSPFYGYGRLNARQAIESAIPTQSTPVRMYRAIQEMPIRYLQPATLSMMVPVTNPLQSIKVFVDIHHSDLRDLVVLLKPPEETNVISVALHNRRGRGTRNINTVYDEANTPGLVSLRGKSPKGSWTVEVIDKAGEDRGSLRSFTLELGF; from the coding sequence ATGGTCAGAGTGCAGTACGGCGGCAAAGGCGGCCCATCCTATGAGTTAACAGTGAGCAATCAGTTTGTGGCAGTCCGTACCTATAACCGCAAACCCTTGATGCTCGATCGTCCCTACGAAGTTGCCCCTGTGTCGCCCCAAACCCGTGCGCTTCTGAGCGAATTTCGACAGGTCAGCGAATTTCGCGAAGCGGGCGTTGAAGTGCTGCAAGCCAGAGTTCCTCAGACCGACAGTTCCTTGCGAGACACGGCGCGATCGGTTTTGAAAGCTGAACCTGAAATTCGCTTTGCCGGGCGCTTACTGGTGACAGCGGCACAAGTTCCGGTGCTGTATACGGAAAATTTTTTCATTCAGTTTCATGACGAGGTTGAACCAGAGCAGCAGCAAGCACTATTGCAACGCTACAACTTAATAATCAAGCGATCGATCGACTATGCGCTCAATGCCTACTTTGTCAGTGCTCCTGAAGGAACCGGACTGGCGGTGTTTGATATTGCCGAGCGGTTGTTGCAAGAGGAGTTGGTGCAATTGTGCCACCCAGAATTGATTCGTGAAAGTCGGCGGCGACAAGCTTTTCCACAACAGTGGCATTTGAAAACCACGACGCTCAATGATACCCTCATCGAAGCCAGCGCCAATGTCGAAGCGGCTTGGTCTATTACTCAAGGCGAGGGCATGACGATCGCGGTGATCGATACGGGAATTGATATCAACCACGAAGAATTTCGATCGTCTGGCAAAATTGTGGCTCCTCGTGACGCGACCCGTCGTACCAATGATCCCCGTCCTAGGGGCAACGAAAATCACGGAACCGCCTGCGCGGGCGTTGCCTGTGCCAATGGCAATTTTGGGGCGTCTGGTGTGGCCCCCAGAGCTAAACTCATGCCGATTCGGCTAGCCTCTGCCTTGGGGTCTCAGGCAGAAGCCGATGCTTTCTACTGGGCGGCACGTAACGGAGCCGATGTGATTTCGTGCAGTTGGGGCCCGACCGACGGCGACTGGTGGAACCCAGATGACCCGCTGCACAATGAAATTGTCCCCTTGCCCGACAGTACCCGCTTGGCGATCGACTATGCCGTCAGTCAAGGACGCAATGGTAAAGGCTGTGTGATTTGCTGGGCAGCAGGCAACGGCAACGAAAGCGTAGACAACGACGGTTATGCCAGTTATGACAAGGTAATTGCTGTGGCTGCTTGTAACGACCTGGGTAAACGCAGCGCCTACAGCGACTTTGGCAATGCAATTTGGTGTGCCTTTCCCAGCAACAATGGCGAGCAGAGTTTAACTCCGGGTATTTGGACAACCGATCGATCGGGAGCAGCCGGCTACAATTCCGGCAATGCGGCGGCCGGAGACGAGGCAGGCAACTACACCAACTCCTTCGGGGGTACGTCGAGTGCGTGTCCAGGAGCAGCAGGCGTGGCAGCACTGGTTTTAGCACAAAACCCCGATTTACGTTGGGATCAGGTGCGCGAGATTTTGAAACAAAGCAGCGACAAAATTGATGAAACAGACGGTCAATATAACGCGGATGGTCGTAGTCCATTTTATGGCTATGGACGGCTGAATGCCCGACAAGCGATCGAGTCGGCCATTCCCACGCAGTCCACACCTGTCCGCATGTATCGTGCCATTCAAGAGATGCCCATCCGCTACTTGCAGCCTGCCACGCTGTCAATGATGGTGCCCGTAACCAATCCTCTCCAATCCATCAAAGTGTTTGTAGATATCCACCACAGTGATCTGCGCGATCTGGTGGTGCTGCTGAAGCCTCCCGAAGAAACCAATGTCATTTCTGTGGCGTTGCACAACCGCCGAGGGCGGGGTACTCGTAATATCAATACGGTTTACGATGAAGCCAACACACCAGGCCTAGTCAGTCTTCGGGGCAAAAGCCCCAAAGGTAGCTGGACCGTAGAGGTGATTGATAAAGCTGGTGAAGATCGCGGCAGCCTACGAAGTTTTACCTTGGAACTGGGCTTCTAG